In Desulfitobacterium chlororespirans DSM 11544, the following are encoded in one genomic region:
- a CDS encoding sigma-70 family RNA polymerase sigma factor gives MENLDAEQLTSIYESYHKRVYNYISFRINNHYHTEELVSVVFEKIITYYDTYRHGSSPLEAWIITIARNVVMDYFRNIKRGHDSFTPLDAAMKFIFPGQQPDEICVLQEENKQLLKALNSLSPKERNIVAMKYAGGLKNREIAQIMDITESNTGVVIHRALRKMRKYLQEEELSHGFRENVIDGF, from the coding sequence GTGGAAAATTTGGATGCAGAGCAATTAACAAGCATTTATGAGAGCTATCATAAGCGGGTATACAACTACATCAGCTTCCGTATCAACAACCATTATCATACCGAAGAGTTGGTCAGTGTCGTATTTGAAAAGATCATAACGTATTATGACACATACCGGCACGGTTCTTCGCCATTGGAAGCATGGATAATTACCATAGCCAGAAATGTTGTGATGGATTATTTCCGCAACATCAAGCGCGGGCATGATAGTTTCACTCCACTGGATGCTGCTATGAAGTTTATCTTCCCAGGGCAACAGCCGGATGAAATTTGTGTCTTGCAGGAAGAAAACAAGCAATTGCTGAAGGCATTGAACTCATTGTCTCCAAAAGAGCGCAATATTGTTGCCATGAAGTACGCAGGAGGCCTGAAGAACCGCGAAATCGCCCAAATAATGGACATAACGGAATCCAATACAGGTGTTGTGATACACAGAGCTTTACGAAAAATGCGCAAATATCTGCAAGAGGAGGAACTTAGCCATGGATTTAGAGAAAATGTTATTGACGGATTTTAG
- a CDS encoding DUF4367 domain-containing protein, which produces MDLEKMLLTDFSHEAQRKRETLNDLLATLEKGKHTEQQLERSRIIMNKRKVISVFAASLTLLLSLTTFAYGEDIFRVIREITVGSHAKFIVTEEQQSTPRPIPAELQGKLFDENGNEHVEVAIVTEADAQQNDEKTFISTSSKERARQYTMFDFKIPGYLPEGYDQVTYKMLKNEEGQPYPNSKYLFAEFKNAVGDVIHCQMRYMDEETTFELSGVGKDMESMTINGHEAAASETSIYIEIDSIMYMFTNKTIEGDEFVKIASSLR; this is translated from the coding sequence ATGGATTTAGAGAAAATGTTATTGACGGATTTTAGCCACGAAGCCCAACGTAAAAGAGAAACCCTGAATGACCTATTGGCAACCTTAGAGAAAGGTAAGCATACTGAGCAACAGCTCGAAAGGAGCCGTATCATTATGAACAAAAGAAAAGTGATAAGCGTATTTGCTGCAAGTTTGACACTGTTATTAAGCCTGACCACCTTTGCCTATGGCGAAGATATTTTTCGGGTGATCAGAGAGATAACTGTTGGCAGTCATGCCAAATTTATAGTAACTGAGGAGCAGCAATCTACTCCTCGCCCCATACCGGCAGAGCTGCAGGGCAAACTATTTGATGAAAACGGCAACGAACACGTGGAAGTAGCTATTGTAACCGAAGCCGACGCACAACAGAACGATGAAAAAACGTTTATAAGCACATCATCCAAGGAAAGAGCCCGACAGTACACTATGTTTGATTTTAAGATTCCTGGCTATCTTCCAGAGGGATATGATCAAGTAACCTATAAAATGTTGAAAAATGAAGAAGGGCAGCCGTACCCCAATTCCAAATACCTATTTGCCGAATTCAAAAATGCGGTCGGCGACGTGATTCATTGTCAGATGCGCTACATGGACGAGGAAACTACCTTTGAGCTGTCAGGAGTTGGGAAGGATATGGAAAGCATGACAATCAACGGCCACGAAGCTGCTGCCTCCGAAACCAGCATATATATTGAAATTGACAGCATCATGTACATGTTTACAAACAAAACCATAGAGGGTGACGAGTTTGTCAAAATCGCGTCCTCTCTGCGATAA
- a CDS encoding metal-dependent transcriptional regulator — protein MSIQESGEMYLETIYILQKKKGDIRSIDIAHELGYTKPSISRAVGILKKNDYIEVDSSGVITLTDEGEKIASRIYERHDILTRYLVYLGVDEETAAQDACRVEHVISQDSFEKMKEEYHRRMKEQS, from the coding sequence ATGAGTATTCAGGAATCCGGCGAGATGTATCTTGAGACTATTTATATACTTCAGAAGAAAAAAGGCGATATTCGCTCCATTGATATTGCCCATGAGCTTGGTTATACTAAGCCGAGCATAAGCCGTGCGGTAGGAATTCTTAAGAAGAATGACTATATCGAAGTGGATTCTTCCGGCGTCATCACCCTGACTGATGAGGGTGAGAAGATCGCTTCCCGCATCTACGAACGCCATGATATCCTCACCCGGTATCTGGTTTATTTAGGCGTGGATGAAGAGACCGCCGCTCAAGACGCTTGCCGTGTGGAGCATGTCATTAGTCAGGACTCCTTTGAGAAAATGAAAGAAGAGTATCACAGACGCATGAAAGAACAGAGCTAA
- a CDS encoding FeoB-associated Cys-rich membrane protein has protein sequence MLEWISSNGVNLIIGAVLLAVIALAGRNVYKTRKSGGCSGCSSSCGCGSEGCETNKVE, from the coding sequence ATGCTTGAGTGGATCAGCTCCAATGGAGTGAATTTAATTATCGGTGCCGTTCTCCTTGCTGTCATTGCTCTGGCGGGCCGCAATGTGTATAAAACGAGAAAGAGCGGCGGATGCTCAGGATGCTCAAGCAGCTGCGGCTGTGGGAGCGAAGGTTGCGAGACAAATAAGGTAGAATAG